One window from the genome of Carnobacteriaceae bacterium zg-84 encodes:
- a CDS encoding amino acid ABC transporter ATP-binding protein: protein MTKRSDLVKVSVQNLKKNYGKLEVLKDVNMTVTEGEVVCIIGPSGSGKSTFLRCLNKLEDITDGHVIVNNQDLVDPKVNINKVRENIGMVFQHFNLFPHLTVMENITMAPVELKKEDKETAEKEAIKLLDMVGLADKANVYPKSLSGGQKQRVAIARALAMKPEILLFDEPTSALDPEMVGDVLEAMKQLAKDGMTMIIVTHEMGFAREVSDRVIFMDGGYIVEEGTPEEVFGNPQHNRTKDFLNKVL from the coding sequence ATGACAAAAAGAAGTGATTTAGTAAAAGTTTCTGTTCAAAATTTAAAAAAGAATTATGGGAAATTAGAAGTATTAAAAGATGTAAATATGACGGTTACTGAAGGGGAAGTTGTATGTATCATTGGTCCATCTGGTTCTGGAAAAAGTACATTTTTACGTTGTTTAAATAAATTAGAAGATATTACAGATGGACATGTTATTGTGAATAATCAAGATTTAGTTGACCCTAAAGTAAATATCAATAAAGTTCGTGAAAATATTGGTATGGTGTTCCAACATTTTAATTTATTTCCACATTTAACTGTTATGGAAAATATTACTATGGCACCAGTTGAGTTGAAAAAAGAGGATAAAGAAACGGCAGAAAAAGAAGCTATTAAATTACTAGATATGGTTGGACTAGCAGACAAAGCAAATGTATATCCAAAATCATTATCGGGCGGACAAAAACAACGTGTTGCCATTGCTCGAGCTTTAGCGATGAAACCAGAAATTTTATTGTTTGATGAACCGACATCGGCACTTGATCCAGAAATGGTTGGAGATGTTCTAGAAGCGATGAAACAATTAGCCAAAGATGGTATGACGATGATTATTGTGACACATGAAATGGGATTTGCACGTGAAGTGTCGGATAGAGTAATATTTATGGATGGTGGCTATATTGTTGAAGAGGGAACGCCAGAAGAAGTATTTGGTAATCCTCAACATAATCGTACAAAAGATTTTTTAAATAAAGTATTGTAA